One window of Daphnia carinata strain CSIRO-1 chromosome 7, CSIRO_AGI_Dcar_HiC_V3, whole genome shotgun sequence genomic DNA carries:
- the LOC130699971 gene encoding LOW QUALITY PROTEIN: RRP12-like protein (The sequence of the model RefSeq protein was modified relative to this genomic sequence to represent the inferred CDS: deleted 1 base in 1 codon) — translation MGKLKTRIKGPGNKGKRWAKGQSSSSNPSTKKHREVAKTRFFQPFLFGPPAGPTQKSGLTEEALKQHTYASEAFKTDDPSAAVEVITSPPSVCQGDFEDDETYSVISGRTFRSSSSVKTFATGFSNCSNVSFNKLHRGFTPTSALHREMLAVLAAVSEVIKQQGGKETDTEYFAVLMTTLEVAETSEDSLGATLALLGMVIKRVPANVLKAKFSTSAKSLLDLLGRYIESDNSLLVRSLIGCLGVLLRNQDASAWSNSSTLQIYDALLTFVASPKPQVRKAAQHAICSILKGSTFLVQDENAPVLHPIAARTGKYCLTFIEEHGYGSEPSPLLHLLNLLKEILAVLPQSEVKPLCESLLKLMTLNNVLVSSCAMQCFHSMFVCRPRPITLSADLNARLVTALYDYQPSANDTQPLRGWLSVMSQAVLNLGRLDSLLCVGHLPRFFSVATALWSSDKMPVVMSVTPSLASLISQCLEPAFDQPENVAAVTSVAEKITRSIEQSLGYQTVNAWKYVIHLCTTLIEGVGKTRPDVVKSLIKSLASLRVSPRFPHEAEVDFAIGKAVRVCGPRFLLKCIPLGITGREKDSYEFPYSWLLPILRENIQNTELGFFIEYFLPLAQTCHSRIPKCKEEEDRVGFRVFDLLQRQMWALLPGFCKCPTDVDVAFKKIAKLLGHALTERPDIRMEVMAALRQLIIHSKTDEKIRMEVSRYAKNFIPLLFNLFTTKSTTDEEESQRESVFQTVTYYLQVADIELVHSLFDKAKEKMTTASASLKSEDKAVAEENLFIWDSVLALLRALVVYQDQDRVESFVQLCLPWIMGSEAKPQKKAYRIVEEIVGADEASDCGRHVRASLNRIVKLFTTSRDIVKAPSKASRLRTLSRLVALLAEQPPTAPNRRFLAASASEAALAVKGVGEKVKGAAFALLIDVGRVLQKWSADPQVAVKDYITKLMKGMGSDDDVHVAAAVTSVTYVVHEFASNCTEELIDTVLERICALLVTENRDVVLTCLVFIRMFTVTVHSQRLPLYLKRLMDSLSEMDEELKRVFLIKTRDIFIRLIRKCGADLVVKLVPEDDVVLLKRLNNIRKIEARKKKQKEERKAEGNDEEDDEDETEMATQPKTMEHVLADSDSDLEDEEEDKDVKKKMPKTWIQEEEGSIVDFLDPAAARKVSATNPARSMPGQFDVEKKKKKESIFKTAPDGRMIIDEAGDSSDTSQESDVGLSRALDKMEVDRKRKKDDRESINDDEDEPSFKYQAGGSGIHRPVAIAAKPSAKRTVQKLTTKQRAKQSQEKVKPVDYGAEFRSSKARGDVKRKGQPDPFAYVPLSRNALNKRKKAKMSGQFKGLVQAARKGASVGTKIRGKNHQTKKAD, via the exons ATGGGGAAGTTAAAAACGCGTATAAAGGGACCAGGAAATAAAGGGAAACGATGGGCAAAAGGACAGAGTAGTAGCTCAAATCCGTCAACCAAGAAACATCGTGAGGTGGCCAAAACCAGGTTCTTTCAGCCGTTTTTGTTCGGTCCGCCTGCTGGCCCTACACAAAAAAGTGGTTTAACTGAGGAGGCATTGAAGCAACACACTTATGCGTCAGAAGCTTTCAAG ACCGATGATCCCAGTGCTGCTGTTGAAGTCATAACCTCTCCACCGTCCGTGTGCCAGGGAGATTTTGAGGATGACGAAACCTATTCCGTCATTTCTGGGCGCACATTTCGCTCCAGCAGTTCAGTCAAGACATTTGCCACAGGTTTTTCCAACTGCAGCAATGTGTCATTCAATAAATTACATAGAGGTTTTACACCTACGTCTGCCCTACACAGAGAAATGTTGGCTGTCCTCGCAG CTGTGTCTGAAGTCATTAAGCAACAAGGAGGCAAAGAAACTGACACGGAATACTTTGCTGTTCTGATGACGACGCTAGAAGTGGCAGAGACTAGCGAGGACTCGCTTGGCGCCACCCTTGCTCTTTTGGGGATGGTTATCAAGCGAGTCCCAGCCAACGTTCTCAAAGCCAAATTCTCAACGTCAGCAAAAAGTCTGCTCGATTTGCTTGGCCGTTACATTGAAAGTGACAACAGCCTTTTAGTACGCTCGCTGATCGGTTGTCTGGGTGTTCTTCTGCGAAATCAAGATGCTTCGGCCTGGTCCAATTCGTCCACATTACAGATCTATGACGCATTGTTAACATTTGTGGCCAGTCCCAAACCACAAGTCCGCAAAGCCGCTCAACACGCCATTTG TTCCATTCTCAAAGGCAGTACCTTTCTAGTTCAAGACGAAAACGCTCCTGTATTGCACCCAATCGCAGCGCGCACAGGCAAATATTGTTTAACATTCATAGAAGAACACGGATACGGCAGCGAACCTTCGCCTCTGCTTCATCTCTTGAACTTACTAAAAGAAATTCTAGCTGTATTACCACAAAGCGAAGTGAAGCCCTTGTGCGAATCGCTGCTCAAACTGATGACGTTGAACAACGTACTCGTCTCGTCATGCGCCATGCAGTGCTTCCACAGCATGTTCGTCTGCCGGCCAAGGCCCATCACGTTATCAGCAGATCTGAATGCTCGTCTCGTCACGGCTCTTTACGACTATCAACCCTCGGCCAACGACACGCAACCTCTACGCGGATGGCTGAGTGTCATGTCGCAAGCTGTTCTAAACCTCGGCCGGCTGGACTCACTCCTCTGTGTAGGGCATCTTCCCCGCTTCTTCAGCGTGGCCACCGCCCTCTGGTCCAGCGATAAAATGCCAGTAGTGATGTCAGTCACTCCGTCGTTGGCATCATTGATCAGCCAGTGCTTGGAACCGGCCTTTGATCAGCCAGAAAACGTTGCCGCAGTCACATCGGTCGCTGAGAAAATCACTCGAAGCATCGAACAAAGTCTCGGCTATCAAACTGTTAACGCCTGGAAGTACGTCATCCATTTATGTACCACATTGATCGAAGGTGTGGGCAAAACACGGCCGGACGTAGTC AAAAGTTTAATTAAATCACTGGCTAGTTTGCGTGTCTCTCCACGCTTTCCACACGAGGCCGAAGTGGATTTTGCTATAGGTAAAGCTGTTCGAGTTTGCGGACCGCGATTCCTCTTGAAATGCATCCCTTTGGGCATTACTGGCCGTGAAAAGGACTCGTACGAATTCCCCTACAGTTGGCTCTTGCCGATTTTGCGTGAAAACATTCAGAACACGGAACTAGGATTTTTCATCGAATATTTCTTACCGTTGGCGCAAACGTGTCATTCAAGAATCCCCAAatgcaaagaagaagaggatcgCGTAGGATTCCGGGTATTCGACCTCCTCCAGCGGCAAATGTGGGCCCTGTTGCCCGGCTTTTGCAAGTGCCCGACGGATGTCGACGTAGCGTTCAAAAAGATCGCCAAGTTGTTGGGACACGCCCTAACCGAACGCCCCGACATCCGTATGGAGGTCATGGCTGCCCTTCGTCAGCTCATTATCCATTCAAAAACGGATGAAAAAATTCGGATGGAAGTGTCACGCTACGCCAAGAATTTTATACCTTTACTCTTTAATTTGTTTACAACCAAATCGACCACGGATGAGGAAGAGTCGCAACGTGAGTCAGTGTTCCAGACGGTGACGTACTACCTACAGGTAGCTGACATTGAACTTGTTCACTCTCTCTTTGATAAAGCCAAGGAGAAAATGACGACAGCATCTGCCAGTTTGAAATCG GAGGATAAGGCTGTGGCGGAAGAGAACCTCTTCATCTGGGACTCTGTGCTGGCCTTGTTGAGAGCCTTGGTGGTCTACCAGGATCAGGACCGTGTAGAAAGCTTTGTACAGCTTTGTCTGCCTTGGATAATGGGAAGTGAAGccaaacctcagaagaaagcTTATCGCATTGTCGAGGAAATTGTCGGCGCCGATGAGGCCAGCGACTGTGGCCGTCACGTCCGTGCCAGTTTGAATCGCATCGTTAAACTCTTTACCACCTCGAGAGACATCGTCAAGGCGCCCAGCAAAGCGTCGAGGTTGCGCACCCTGTCGCGCTTGGTTGCCCTGCTGGCCGAACAGCCACCAACTGCCCCCAATCGACGTTTCTTGGCCGCATCGGCTTCAGAGGCAGCACTGGCCGTCAAAGGAGTGGGCGAAAAGGTCAAAGGCGCTGCCTTTGCGCTGCTCATCGATGTCGGACGAGTCCTCCAGAAATGGTCCGCAGATCCGCAAGTGGCAGTGAAAGATTACATTACCAAACTGATGAAGGGCATGGGCAGCGATGATGACGTCCATGTGGCCGCTGCTGTCACATCCGTCACCTATGTCGTCCATGAATTTGCCTCGAATTGCACGGAAGAACTGATCGACACTGTCCTGGAACGCATTTGTGCCTTGTTGGTGACGGAAAATCGCGACGTCGTCTTAACTTGTCTGGTTTTCATCCGCATGTTTACCGTCACCGTCCATTCGCAGCGATTACCTTTGTATTTGAAGCGATTGATGGACAGCCTGAGCGAAATGGATGAAGAGCTCAAACGCGTCTTTCTCATCAAAACACGTGATATTTTCATCCGATTGATTCGCAAGTGCGGAGCTGATTTAGTCGTGAAACTCGTCCCGGAAGATGACGTTGTCCTCCTCAAACGTTTGAATAACATCCGCAAAATAGAAGCtcgtaaaaagaaacagaaagaagagCGGAAAGCGGAAGgaaatgatgaagaagatgacgagGACGAGACTGAAATGGCCACCCAGCCCAAGACGATGGAACACGTTTTGGCCGATAGCGACAGTGATCTCGAGGATGAAGAAGAGGACAAAgatgttaaaaagaaaatgcccaAGACGTGGATTCAAGAGGAGGAAGGATCCATTGTTGATTTTTTGGACCCAGCTGCAGCGAGGAAGGTTTCAGCAACCAATCCTGCGCGTTCCATGCCAGGACAGTTTgacgttgaaaagaaaaagaagaaggaaagcaTCTTCAAAACGGCCCCAGACGGCCGGATGATTATCGACGAAGCTGGGGACTCGTCCGATACTTCACAAGAATCTGACGTCGGCCTGAGTCGAGCATTGGACAAAATGGAAGTGGACCGTAAACGCAAGAAGGACGATCGTGAATCGATCAATGACGATGAAGATGAGCCTTCGTTCAAGTATCAAGCGGGTGGATCTGGTATCCATCGACCTGTTGCCATTGCGGCCAAACCGTCGGCCAAGCGGACCGTTCAGAAACTGACCACCAAACAGAGAGCTAAACAGAGCCAAGAAAAAGTGAAACCGGTGGATTACGGAGCCGAGTTCCGTAGCTCCAAGGCGCGTGGAGATGTCAAACGTAAAGGTCAACCCGATCCATTTGCTTACGTGCCGCTGAGTCGGAACGCACtcaacaaaaggaaaaaagccAAGATGAGCGGCCAGTTTAAAGGTTTGGTACAGGCAGCTCGCAAAGGAGCATCGGTCGGCACGAAAATCCGGGGTAAAAACCATCAAACCAAGAAGGCAGATTAA
- the LOC130699969 gene encoding transmembrane channel-like protein — protein MAKKGGDKDLFEDPAPTGDVDRDEDQPESILDLPQEEEKGVGRRRKASRNAGILRIDTSAPGAANGFDSRRKSSASSLADFRCAGATLNPHADEDRSPLPSADRLSVSFIMAAADASSVGTPSVRMDSPLSAIHHLSNHQPHYLDIDDDYDDDEYSIAASSILQHQRRSGVGGRSSFHRRTRSLRRGRRPSSPFPGDELSSMGGRRRTSRGLSVATISSAEIGMEETGGGNHFYDQQEQRESESASTLEHVALHKEVVQNMRYQPWDMGRKLRVLRRAKTFVRQHEGALQQRLAESRTAKDVFARGRLLVAKAIQLSVREIRNLISFLVPWEARIKEIESLFGSAVASYFTFLRWVFWINLVLTTCFAVFVVVPEVLATEWDVSGERKGLLPEERRTATDLQTLWDFEGILKYSPIFYGFYSNTYETNEGYKLPFAYFFTGLVLYMYSFVAILRKMAKNSRMAKLSDKEDECTFTWKLFTGWDYMIGHPETGENRRSAITLGFKEALLEEKEKERATEKLTRNVILRRIAANFLVLMLLCSSAYIVVLVVERSTEPDAESNWWRQNEITVILSLISIIFPNIFELIGILEKYHPRRQLRWQLARIMILNLLNLYTLIFALFGKVNAMTSRLAVMKSNISQQGLNIADLLEHDKSSSLLTPIFNSTSETNAFYDVTEPTVLFILNATENQVRMETYSTSTEPVTEQDEESLTGTCFQIMVDCPTLETTEGPSLSTHSAITTTMTTTTTTFISEEDELIYDEEEDYENVPERAKRQLETTTTGNPSSLKSTPQSIGRLLDSLNSILRNLKRNTTVRIPYTTSTEPMTTTQTSTVDVRTSEATSSSTPELLDDLMRWHTAGLILTTQEDEDVVDDSSLASSAYDLSVLNQTDVPPDEWVATDNETTRHPVGTSESTTRNMCPLIVCPWNDTVGYFSSLTTDIPGEENDNRSSHGVPCRGDNPQGCTPFWTSSRDETITSFHSSVHFSSSTLPNEEMAAISKMPKPTLDPTTRLELRKLCWETMFGQELVKLTIMDLVFTTISILIIDFIRALFVRVFNGCWCWDLEKYFPQYGEFKIAENILHLVNNQGMVWMGMFFSPGLPAINIFKLFLLLYIRSWAVLTCNVPHEVIFRASRSNNFYLWLLLIMLFLCTLPVAYAIVWLEPSWHCGPFSDYARIFHVMTQSLLKATPESLHWVLSYIASPGVVIPLLVLLILVIYYLVSLSSSLREAVTDLRTQLRRERDAERMKTRQKKEQESAGPSALPDAAAAKIIAQWRTAVPFVPTKTQTSLPQTLAKEAVEKRKEGGCAEATHQRAGPAIQVSPPVQPTVTGRYGGRRAQPADNARPTGRRTSAGPEARAEAAVGGYADGSDLDISDSLPRDSPALNVRGPAAGRPVERSASPPPAQPVYASVVKKKKKKSSSSSSGPPIVGAKPSRTSIGQSTAKPQPTDDTMTEAPRSPARIPLIRISQTESVEQAEKNPATPITDNSSTAQDGTVTGLVASSPTKSGALNLILQRAKERRAAAKQPMVISESTADLVLNMEETATENQQVDAKMEALDETLDSISDDTPTITENQQ, from the exons ATGGCAAAGAAGGGTGGAGACAAAGACTTGTTTGAGGACCCAGCCCCAACTGGCGATGTCGATCGAGATGAAGATCAGCCAGAGTCGATTCTTGACCTGCCGCAGGAGGAAGAGAAGGGCGTTGGCAGGAGGAGGAAGGCGAGTCGCAATGCCGGTATCTTGCGCATCGACACATCCGCTCCTGGGGCCGCCAACGGATTCGACAGTCGCCGGAAGAGTTCAGCCAGTTCGTTGGCAGATTTCCGTTGCGCTGGCGCCACCTTAAATCCTCAc GCGGATGAGGATAGATCTCCACTGCCATCGGCCGATCGCCTTTCCGTCAGTTTCATCATGGCAGCAGCAGACGCATCCAGCGTCGGTACACCATCCGTCAGGATGGATTCACCTCTCAGCGCTATCCACCATCTATCCAATCATCAACCCCACTACTTGGATATCG ATGACGACTATGATGACGATGAATATTCGATTGCCGCGTCGAGCATCCTGCAACATCAACGGCGATCCGGGGTAGGAGGAAGGTCAAGCTTTCATCGACGCACCAGGTCCCTGCGTCGTGGACGTCGACCTTCGTCGCCCTTTCCCGGCGATGAATTGTCCTCGATGGGCGGACGTAGACGCACGTCGCGCGGCCTCTCTGTCGCCACCATCAGCTCGGCCGA GATTGGAATGGAAGAGACGGGCGGCGGCAATCATTTTTACGACCAACAAGAGCAGCGTGAATCCGAATCAGCGTCGACCCTGGAGCACGTTGCTCTTCATAAGGAAGTAGTGCAGAACATGCGCTACCAGCCGTGGGACATGGGCCGCAAATTAAGAGTCTTGCGCCGGGCCAAAACCTTTGTCCGGCAACACGAAGGCGCCCTACAGCAGAGGCTGGCCGAGTCACGCACGGCTAAAGATGTTTTCGCCCGCGGACGCCTACTCGTGGCGAAA GCCATTCAGTTGAGCGTGCGGGAAATTCGAAATTTGATCTCGTTCCTGGTGCCGTGGGAAGCGAGGATCAAAGAAATCGAGTCGCTTTTCGGCTCGGCTGTCGCCTCctattttacctttttgcgTTGGGTCTTTTGGATCAACCTGGTCCTCACCACTTGCTTCGCCGTCTTTGTCGTCGTCCCAGAG GTGTTGGCCACCGAGTGGGACGTCAGCGGCGAACGTAAAGGCTTGCTGCCGGAAGAGAGACGGACGGCGACCGATCTGCAGACGCTGTGGGATTTCGAAGGCATTCTCAAATATTCGCCCATCTTTTATGGCTTCTACAGCAACACTTATGAGACCAACGAAGGATACAAGCTGCCTTTCGCCTACTTTTTCACCGGATTGGTCCTCTACATGTACAGCTTCGTCGCCATCCTCAGAAA GATGGCCAAGAATTCGAGGATGGCCAAGTTGTCGGACAAGGAAGACGAGTGCACTTTTACTTGGAAATTGTTTACCGGATGGGATTACATGATCGGGCACCCCGAAACGGGCGAGAACCGTCGATCGGCCATCACTCTTGGATTCAAAGAAGCTCTTttggaagaaaaggaaaaggagcGGGCGACGGAAAAACTGACGCGCAACGTCATCCTGCGCCGCATCGCTGCCAATTTCCTCGTCCTGATGCTCCTCTGCTCATCGGCCTACATCGTCGTTCTGGTCGTGGAGCGATCCACCGAGCCGGATGCCGAATCCAATTGGTGGCGTCAGAACGAAATCACCGTTATCCTATCGTTAATCTCCATCATCTTTCca AACATTTTTGAGCTGATTGGAATCCTGGAAAAGTATCATCCGCGCAGACAATTGCGATGGCAATTAGCGAG GATCATGATACTGAATTTACTCAACTTGTACACGCTGATTTTCGCTCTGTTCGGCAAAGTGAACGCCATGACGAGTCGGTTGGCCGTCATGAAATCCAACATCAGTCAGCAAGGATTGAACATTGCCGATTTACTGGAACACGACAAATCCTCCTCTTTATTGACGCCCATTTTTAATTCCACGTCGGAGACCAACGCCTTTTACGACGTCACCGAACCCACCGTCCTTTTCATCCTGAACGCGACAGAGAATCAAGTTCGCATGGAAACGTACAGCACGTCCACCGAACCTGTGACGGAACAAGATGAAGAATCGTTGACTGGAACGTGTTTCCAAATCATGGTCGATTGTCCTACCTTAGAGACGACGGAAGGTCCGTCCCTCAGCACGCACTCGGCCATCACGACAAcaatgacgacgacgacgacgacgttcATTTCGGAAGAAGACGAACTCATttacgacgaagaagaagattaCGAAAACGTTCCAGAACGTGCGAAACGGCAGTTggagacgacgacgacgggcAATCCGTCGTCCTTGAAATCTACTCCGCAAAGCATCGGGCGATTATTGGACTCGCTCAATTCGATCCTGCGCAATTTGAAACGCAACACGACCGTCCGCATTCCGTACACGACGAGCACCGAGCCAATGACTACAACTCAGACCAGCACCGTCGATGTGAGAACATCCGAAGCGACGAGCAGCAGTACGCCGGAATTGCTGGACGATCTGATGCGCTGGCACACGGCCGGATTGATTTTGACGACGCAAGAAGACGAGGATGTCGTAGATGATTCTTCATTGGCCAGCAGCGCGTATGACCTTTCCGTTTTGAATCAAACCGACGTGCCGCCGGATGAGTGGGTTGCGACCGACAATGAGACGACCCGACATCCGGTCGGGACGAGTGAAAGCACCACGCGGAACATGTGCCCTTTGATTGTTTGTCCGTGGAACGACACGGTCGGCTACTTCAGCAGTTTAACGACCGACATTCCTggagaagaaaatgataacAGGAGCAGTCATGGAGTGCCGTGTCGCGGCGATAATCCGCAAGGATGCACTCCATTTTGGACGAGTTCTCGAGATGAAACAATCACATCGTTCCATTCATCCGTCCATTTCTCCAGCAGCACTCTTCCAAACG aagaaatggCGGCGATTAGCAAAATGCCGAAACCGACGCTGGATCCGACGACCCGTCTGGAACTGCGCAAACTCTGCTGGGAGACCATGTTCGGCCAGGAATTGGTGAAATTGACCATCATGGATCTG GTATTTACGACGATATCGATTTTAATCATCGACTTTATACGGGCCTTGTTTGTGCGCGTTTTCAACGGATGTTGGTGCTGGGACTTGGAAAAGTATTTCCCGCAGTACGGCGAGTTCAAGATTGCTGAAAACATTCTGCATCTCGTCAACAATCAAGGCATGGTTTG GATGGGAATGTTCTTCTCGCCCGGTTTGCCGgccatcaacattttcaagctATTCCTGTTGCTCTACATTCGTTCGTGGGCCGTCTTGACGTGCAACGTGCCCCACGAGGTGATTTTCCGGGCATCGCGGTCCAACAATTTCTACCTGTGGCTGTTGTTGATCATGCTGTTTCTCTGCACTTTGCCCGTCGCCTACGCCATCGTCTGGTTGGAGCCGTCTTGGCACTGCGGCCCGTTCAGCGATTACGCCCGGATTTTCCACGTCATGACGCAGAGCTTACTGAAGGCGACGCCCGAGAGCCTCCACTGGGTCCTGAGCTATATCGCTTCGCCGGGCGTGGTGATTCCGCTCCTGGTGCTTCTCATTCTCGTCATTTACTACTTGGTATCGCTCAGCTCGTCGCTGAGAGAGGCCGTCACTGACTTGCGCACCCAATTGAGACGCGAACGAGACGCGGAACGCATGAAGACGAGACAGAAAAAGGAGCAAGAAAGTGCTGGGCCATCGGCTCTTCCCGATGCCGCGGCCGCAAAGATAATCGCCCAATGGAGGACAGCTGTCCCTTTTGTGCCGACTAAGACGCAAACGAGTTTGCCTCAAACTTTGGCCAAAGAGGCCGTCGAAAAACgcaaag AAGGAGGTTGTGCTGAAGCGACGCATCAACGCGCAGGACCGGCGATTCAAGTGTCTCCTCCGGTACAGCCGACAGTGACGGGACGTTACGGCGGCAGACGGGCACAGCCAGCCGATAACGCTAGACCGACAGGCCGTCGAACTTCCGCCGGACCAGAAGCACGTGCCGAAGCGGCGGTTGGAGGATACGCTGACGGGAGCGATTTGGATATAAGCGATTCGTTGCCGCGAGACAGTCCTGCCTTGAACGTTCGTGGACCTGCCGCTGGCCGGCCAGTGGAGCGATCGGCCAGTCCACCACCTGCTCAGCCGGTCTATGCATCGGTggtcaagaagaagaagaagaaatcgagcagcagcagcagcggtcCGCCGATTGTAGGAGCCAAACCGAGTCGCACGTCCATTGGCCAGTCGACGGCCAAGCCGCAGCCAACGGACGACACGATGACTGAAGCGCCGCGTTCTCCGGCTCGCATTCCGCTCATCCGCATCAGCCAAACGGAAAGTGTGGAGCAAGCCGAGAAGAATCCAGCCACTCCAATTACAGACAACTCATCAACAGCGCAG GATGGAACGGTGACTGGACTGGTAGCGTCATCGCCCACTAAGAGCGGGGCCCTCAATTTGATTTTACAACGGGCTAAAGAAAGACGGGCTGCGGCCAAACAGCCAATGGTTATCAGCGAGTCTACGGCCGATTTAGTCTTAAACATGGAAGAAACGGCTACCGAGAACCAACAAGTCGATGCTAAG ATGGAAGCGCTGGATGAAACTTTGGATTCCATTTCGGATGATACGCCTACCATAACGGAAAATCAACAGTga
- the LOC130699977 gene encoding uncharacterized protein LOC130699977, with protein sequence MTTTIAPLLYSTTIAPSYVTAGPSYNVVEAGPAYAAPQMPVPIPLTPMVMMPEHLLVEEETNEFGIGKLLKKVIALPLAIVLPITIPLILIIKYLLAGQGLANKPFISGGAFGTQVPVAPELVQTTPFFTTTPMPNAYAGPQNYGSAPQGYGGAPQGAPPGYGGSAQDNQSGPDGWNRRRREANETSSGFPSMSLAQIEKLTQVVFAAMRSQECIQRLVCELGSMSKSFSDTAHTVTAAVESFVPESIKESYDVFVKAEKCEQYVCGSLAVKK encoded by the coding sequence ATGACGACTACAATCGCGCCGTTGCTGTACTCGACCACGATTGCTCCGTCTTACGTCACGGCCGGTCCGTCTTACAATGTCGTCGAAGCTGGTCCAGCCTATGCTGCCCCGCAAATGCCTGTGCCCATCCCGTTGACGCCGATGGTGATGATGCCCGAACATTTGCTGGTCGAAGAAGAGACGAACGAGTTTGGCATCGGCAAGTTGTTGAAGAAAGTCATCGCTTTGCCGCTGGCCATTGTTCTGCCCATCACCATTCCGCTCATCCTCATCATCAAATACCTTTTAGCTGGACAAGGCCTCGCTAATAAGCCTTTCATTAGCGGCGGAGCGTTCGGCACTCAAGTTCCAGTGGCGCCCGAGTTGGTGCAAACGACGCCTTTCTTCACGACGACGCCGATGCCCAACGCCTACGCCGGCCCGCAGAATTACGGCAGCGCTCCGCAGGGGTACGGTGGAGCACCGCAAGGAGCTCCGCCAGGATATGGCGGGTCAGCACAAGATAATCAGAGCGGACCCGACGGTTGGAATCGTAGGCGTCGCGAAGCCAATGAGACTAGTTCCGGCTTTCCGTCGATGAGTTTGGCGCAAATCGAGAAGCTGACGCAAGTCGTGTTTGCCGCGATGCGTTCGCAGGAATGCATCCAGCGTTTAGTCTGCGAATTGGGTTCCATGTCTAAATCGTTCTCTGATACTGCGCATACCGTGACGGCGGCCGTCGAGTCGTTTGTTCCGGAATCGATCAAAGAGTCGTACGACGTGTTTGTCAAAGCGGAGAAATGCGAACAATACGTTTGCGGTTCGCTGGCCGTCAAGAAATGA